From the Ralstonia wenshanensis genome, the window TTCAAGCCTTGCATTCTACCGCAAAGCAACGCTTTTGTTCAATGCACAAACAAAAATCTTATGCCTCGCGACACGCCGGAAAACCTCAACGGCATGCCGCGGTCATTACATCAAATTACTTGGGCACAGCCGGGGCCGAAGCAGCGCCCGGAGCGGCAGCAGGAGCCGAAGCGGCCGGGGCCGAGGCCGTGGACGCAACAGGCGCGACCGAACCCATCACACCTGCCGACACGCTGCCCTTGTTGGTGCCGATCAGCGTCAGCGCCAGCGTGGCAATAAAGAACACGGTGGCCAGCACGGCCGTCGTGCGCGACAGGAAGTTTGCCGAGCCGGTGGCACCAAACAGGCTACCCGATGCGCCGGAGCCAAACGCCGCTCCCACGTCCGCACCCTTGCCGTGCTGCAAAAGCACCAGGCCGATCACGCCGAGCGCGCTCAGAATTTGCGCCACCAGCAGCAGAGTCTTCAGAATTGCCATTTCGTTTCTCTCAATAATATGTTGCAGTCGCACATGCGTAACATGGCGACTCGATCCGTCGTTTATGCGCGACCAATCGCCAGGAAATCTTCTGCCTTCAGCGATGCGCCGCCGATCAGGCCGCCATCGATGTCCGCCATTGCAAACAACTCGCCGGCATTGTCCGGCTTGACGCTGCCGCCGTACAGAATCGCCAGGCGCTGCGCCACACCTGCGTCGCGAGCAGCAACACGGGCGCGCAGGAATGCGTGCACAGCCTGCGCCTGCTCGCTGGTTGCCGTCTTGCCCGTGCCGATTGCCCAAACCGGCTCATACGCCACGACGATACGACCCAGTTGCTCAACCGACAGCGCTTCCAGCACCGCATCCAGTTGGCGGGCGACCACGTGCTCGGTCTCACCAGCTTCGCGCTGCGCGAGCGTTTCGCCCACACAGACGATCGGGGTGATGCCATGTTCCAGTGCACGCAGCGCCTTGGTCGCCACTTGCGCGTCGGTTTCGCCGTGGTACGAGCGACGCTCTGAGTGACCGACAATCACGTAGCCGCAGCCGAATTCTGACAACATCGACGCCGCCACCTCGCCGGTAAAGGCGCCTCGCGTTTCGGCCGACACATCCTGTGCACCCCAGCCCACCGCTGAACCGGCGAGCAAGGACTGGCACTGCGCCAGGTACGGGAATGGCGCACATACGGCCAGCGTGGCGTTGGTTTTGCCTGCCGCCTTGATCTGTTCAAGCAGCGCGGCGTTCGCGCTCAGGCTGCCATGCAGCTTCCAGTTGCCCACCACCAGCTTCGGTCTTGCGTTCACGTTTTGCCCGGTCGACTGTCAAATAAACCTGGCATTCTACCGTGGCGGCAAAAACAGGGTCAATTTTGACGTCTTGGAATCAATCCCAAACCAACATGATCTTGCCGATATGGGCGCTCGATTCCATCGACGCGTGCGCCTGCGCCGCTTGCGCGGCTGGCATGACCTCGTGGATGACCGGCTTGATGCGCCCCGAGGCCAGCAACGGCCAGACCGTTTCATACAGATTGGCCGCGATGGCCGCTTTGAATGCAACCGGACGCGGGCGCAACGTCGAGCCGGTCAGCGTAATGCGGCGGCGCAGGATATCACCCAAGGGCACCTCGGCTTTGGCGCCCCCGAGCAACGCGATCAATACGATGCGGCCGTCATCGGCGGTGCAGGCAATCTCGCGCCCAACATAGCTGCCGCCGACCATGTCGAGCACCACATCGGCGCCGCGCCCTGTCTCGGCCTTGACGATCTCGACGAAATCTTCGGTCTTGTAGTTGATGGCGCGCGTGGCCCCGAGGTCGATACAGGCCTTGCA encodes:
- the secG gene encoding preprotein translocase subunit SecG, yielding MAILKTLLLVAQILSALGVIGLVLLQHGKGADVGAAFGSGASGSLFGATGSANFLSRTTAVLATVFFIATLALTLIGTNKGSVSAGVMGSVAPVASTASAPAASAPAAAPGAASAPAVPK
- the tpiA gene encoding triose-phosphate isomerase, coding for MNARPKLVVGNWKLHGSLSANAALLEQIKAAGKTNATLAVCAPFPYLAQCQSLLAGSAVGWGAQDVSAETRGAFTGEVAASMLSEFGCGYVIVGHSERRSYHGETDAQVATKALRALEHGITPIVCVGETLAQREAGETEHVVARQLDAVLEALSVEQLGRIVVAYEPVWAIGTGKTATSEQAQAVHAFLRARVAARDAGVAQRLAILYGGSVKPDNAGELFAMADIDGGLIGGASLKAEDFLAIGRA